One Acetobacterium sp. KB-1 DNA segment encodes these proteins:
- the phnD gene encoding phosphate/phosphite/phosphonate ABC transporter substrate-binding protein, whose protein sequence is MEEIKNEINLGNIHQEVKTIVQTSEELKQNIMTLEESSAQSVEILNENKVTINSIYNLLTAMAEKEEPIEDEEKDNVNSELFSLLETMDFDIKKLSWFSEENVKVFNTIVAQADEIAKLSEENAASTYEINSEINNFTQVSNKLQGNIVRIEENSSHSVDMLNQNRSTIESISDLLLDLIDGVKQASGINCELDGSSKQISKFVDYIKDISRQTNLLALNASIEAARAGAAGKGFSVVAEEIKRLSDSTSTFATEIEQIVNQVIVEVDRSNKSIERCTIRTRDIENAAQKSGAVIEEIQKVLIELNHSMNEIKEISSLQVNTSHGIQSSIAKVSEAVDTTHRVTSNTISTIVTQKSKNIELLNYCTKLSEMASSVQKLTAKNKNKNEIIFGVNPFTSPENIKTMYVPILNAVFKKIGYNVRTMIVKDYDALSEGMKEGIIDVAWFSPFAYVNAHEKIGIEPLVTPRVYGKVSYNGCIITRKDSGVSSLRGLTDRSFAYVDEGSASGYLYAQHSIKSEGLNPKTIFSKTSYLGSHDSVIKAVLSREYDAGATYNEAMEEAQKSGVNLDELRIIAKTPDIPKDAIAVNPKLPKEFSDLLRQAFVEYVKAPNIKSPVEGFVESDDAKYDVIREVM, encoded by the coding sequence ATGGAAGAAATTAAAAATGAAATCAATTTGGGAAATATCCACCAGGAAGTCAAAACCATTGTTCAAACCTCGGAAGAGCTGAAACAAAATATCATGACCCTGGAAGAAAGTTCGGCTCAGTCGGTCGAGATCTTAAACGAAAACAAGGTCACCATCAACAGCATTTATAACTTACTCACCGCCATGGCAGAAAAAGAAGAACCTATCGAAGATGAGGAAAAAGATAATGTCAACAGTGAACTTTTTTCACTGCTGGAGACCATGGACTTCGATATTAAAAAGCTGAGCTGGTTTTCCGAAGAAAATGTCAAAGTCTTTAACACCATCGTCGCCCAGGCTGATGAAATTGCTAAACTGAGTGAGGAAAATGCCGCTAGCACCTATGAAATCAATTCAGAAATCAATAATTTTACCCAGGTTTCCAACAAGCTTCAGGGGAATATTGTCCGAATCGAAGAAAACTCCAGTCATTCAGTTGATATGCTTAATCAGAATCGATCCACCATCGAGAGTATCTCTGATCTGCTGCTGGATCTTATTGATGGGGTGAAGCAGGCCTCAGGTATTAATTGCGAATTGGACGGCTCGTCCAAACAGATCAGCAAGTTTGTCGATTATATTAAGGATATTTCCCGACAGACCAATCTTCTGGCTCTAAATGCCAGCATTGAGGCTGCCCGGGCCGGAGCCGCCGGTAAAGGATTTTCAGTAGTGGCAGAAGAAATTAAACGGCTATCTGACAGCACCTCTACCTTTGCTACCGAAATCGAACAGATTGTCAATCAGGTCATTGTGGAAGTTGATCGTTCCAATAAATCCATTGAACGGTGCACCATCCGAACCAGAGATATTGAAAATGCTGCCCAGAAATCCGGCGCTGTTATCGAAGAAATTCAGAAAGTACTGATTGAGTTAAACCACTCCATGAATGAAATCAAAGAGATTTCCAGTCTCCAAGTGAACACCTCCCATGGCATTCAGTCCTCCATCGCCAAGGTGTCCGAAGCAGTGGATACCACTCACCGGGTAACCTCCAATACGATTAGCACCATTGTGACGCAAAAGTCAAAAAATATTGAGTTGTTGAATTACTGCACCAAGCTTTCAGAAATGGCCAGTAGTGTTCAGAAACTCACTGCCAAAAATAAAAATAAGAATGAAATTATTTTTGGGGTCAATCCTTTTACTTCGCCGGAAAACATTAAAACCATGTACGTGCCGATCTTAAATGCGGTCTTCAAAAAAATCGGCTATAACGTGCGTACCATGATTGTCAAGGATTATGATGCCCTGAGTGAAGGCATGAAGGAAGGCATCATTGACGTGGCCTGGTTCTCTCCCTTTGCCTATGTCAATGCCCATGAAAAAATCGGTATCGAGCCATTGGTAACCCCAAGAGTCTATGGAAAGGTGTCTTATAATGGCTGTATTATTACCCGCAAAGACAGCGGGGTTAGCAGTTTAAGGGGATTAACAGACCGAAGCTTTGCTTATGTGGATGAGGGTAGCGCTTCGGGATACCTCTATGCTCAGCATAGTATTAAATCTGAAGGCCTGAATCCCAAGACGATTTTCAGTAAGACGTCTTATCTGGGTAGTCATGACAGTGTAATTAAAGCGGTACTGTCTCGGGAATATGATGCTGGAGCCACTTATAACGAAGCCATGGAAGAGGCACAAAAAAGCGGCGTTAACCTGGATGAGCTCCGGATCATTGCGAAAACCCCGGACATCCCCAAGGATGCGATTGCCGTAAATCCGAAATTGCCAAAAGAATTTTCGGATCTTTTAAGACAGGCATTTGTGGAGTATGTGAAAGCACCAAATATCAAATCCCCCGTGGAAGGCTTTGTGGAAAGTGATGATGCCAAATACGATGTCATTCGGGAAGTTATGTAG
- a CDS encoding aminopeptidase: MDHMEKLREYARLVVRTGANVQKDQLAVVNCSVENFEFGRMIVAEAYKAGAKDVIVFWNDVRTNRLRFDNVGLDVLGNIPNWLAESRNYYAKQKAAVISIVGNDPEAYKGVESEKLKTSSKASAKAFEPYYKKMMNSEFQWCVAAVPETKWAKKVFPELYEQEAIAKLWDAIFDAVRIGKGDVVKAWNDHKLFLAEKCRVLNDAHFDALRYKNSLGTDFTVGLQKEHIWEGGGELTPDQVYFFANMPTEEIFTAPDCRQAEGTLVSSLPLSYQGNLIEDFSLTFHDGEVTNYQAQKGEEYLKSLIETDEGSRRLGEVALVPHDSPISNTGILFYDTLFDENAACHFALGECYPTNIRGGGKMNKEELIAVGGNQSDTHVDFMIGTNDLEIIGITKDGQEIPIFKNGNWA, translated from the coding sequence ATGGACCATATGGAAAAATTAAGGGAATACGCCCGACTTGTTGTCCGAACTGGAGCGAATGTGCAGAAAGACCAATTGGCAGTGGTTAATTGTTCAGTGGAGAATTTTGAATTTGGTCGGATGATTGTTGCCGAGGCCTATAAAGCTGGGGCTAAAGATGTAATCGTCTTCTGGAATGATGTCAGAACCAACCGACTCCGTTTTGATAATGTAGGTCTGGATGTTTTGGGAAATATCCCCAATTGGCTAGCAGAATCCCGTAATTATTATGCCAAGCAGAAAGCAGCTGTTATTTCTATTGTTGGCAACGATCCGGAGGCTTATAAAGGGGTCGAAAGCGAAAAACTCAAAACCAGCAGTAAGGCTTCAGCTAAAGCGTTTGAACCTTATTATAAAAAGATGATGAACAGCGAATTCCAGTGGTGTGTGGCAGCTGTCCCTGAGACCAAATGGGCAAAAAAAGTCTTTCCTGAGCTTTATGAACAGGAAGCCATTGCGAAACTTTGGGATGCCATCTTTGATGCTGTGCGCATCGGTAAAGGCGATGTCGTCAAAGCCTGGAATGACCATAAGCTATTTCTCGCCGAAAAATGCCGCGTTCTTAATGATGCCCATTTTGATGCGCTGCGTTATAAAAACAGCCTTGGCACGGATTTTACAGTCGGTCTTCAAAAAGAGCATATCTGGGAAGGTGGTGGTGAGCTTACGCCAGATCAGGTATATTTCTTTGCGAATATGCCCACTGAAGAAATTTTTACCGCACCGGATTGCCGCCAGGCTGAAGGCACCCTGGTTTCCTCCTTGCCGCTTTCTTATCAGGGAAATCTCATTGAGGATTTCAGCCTGACTTTTCATGATGGCGAGGTGACCAACTATCAGGCCCAAAAAGGTGAGGAATATTTAAAGAGCCTGATTGAAACCGATGAGGGATCAAGGCGATTGGGGGAAGTGGCGCTGGTACCCCATGATTCACCCATTTCTAACACCGGAATTCTTTTTTATGATACGCTGTTTGACGAAAATGCCGCCTGTCATTTTGCCCTGGGGGAATGTTATCCAACCAATATCCGGGGTGGAGGAAAAATGAACAAGGAAGAACTAATTGCTGTCGGCGGGAACCAATCGGATACCCATGTGGATTTTATGATTGGCACAAACGATTTGGAGATTATCGGCATCACCAAAGATGGTCAGGAAATTCCCATTTTCAAAAATGGTAATTGGGCGTAA
- a CDS encoding ArsA family ATPase: MRIILYTGKGGVGKTSVAAATAVKLAKNGKKVLIMSTDQAHSLSDSFGVKLKNTPVKISDKLWGLEIDAILEGERAWGNMKNYMKELLTARAEGGIEAEELLVFPGLEELFSLFKITDIYEENRYDVLIVDCAPTGETLSLLKFPEMFGNMIKTVLPMKKKAVKVAGPMMEKVMKIPMPEDNVFDDVEQLNEKLYQLQAIMTNKETLSIRIVTTPERIVIKEAKRNFTYLHLYNYNIDAIIVNKVYPPKALDGYFSKWINLQEEGLKEIRESFSAVPVFTLMLLNKELATEAILLEAAEQIFGDTDPAAVLFKDTIFEVKKEEDGYAFILNVPFAEKSDLDMGQKGSELMIQIKNEKRCFTLPDVLRNKTVQSARYEEGKLRIKFA; this comes from the coding sequence ATGCGAATTATTTTATATACAGGCAAAGGCGGTGTCGGCAAAACCAGTGTGGCCGCCGCAACGGCGGTAAAGCTGGCCAAAAATGGTAAAAAAGTGCTGATTATGAGTACCGATCAGGCTCATAGTCTATCCGATTCTTTTGGCGTAAAACTTAAGAACACCCCAGTTAAGATCAGTGATAAGCTCTGGGGCCTGGAAATTGATGCCATCCTAGAAGGTGAACGAGCCTGGGGAAATATGAAAAACTATATGAAGGAATTGCTGACAGCCAGAGCGGAAGGGGGAATTGAAGCAGAGGAACTGCTGGTCTTTCCAGGGCTGGAAGAATTATTTTCGCTGTTTAAAATCACTGATATTTATGAAGAAAATCGGTACGATGTATTGATTGTTGACTGTGCACCCACTGGGGAAACCCTGTCGCTGCTTAAATTTCCGGAAATGTTCGGCAATATGATAAAAACCGTGTTGCCGATGAAAAAAAAGGCGGTTAAGGTGGCTGGTCCGATGATGGAAAAAGTCATGAAAATCCCGATGCCCGAGGACAATGTCTTTGATGATGTGGAGCAATTAAATGAAAAACTCTATCAGCTTCAGGCGATTATGACCAACAAGGAAACCCTCAGCATTCGTATCGTGACGACACCGGAGCGGATTGTCATAAAAGAAGCTAAACGAAATTTTACCTATCTTCACTTGTATAACTATAATATTGATGCCATCATCGTCAACAAGGTTTATCCGCCAAAAGCATTAGATGGGTATTTTAGCAAATGGATTAATCTTCAGGAGGAGGGACTAAAGGAGATTCGCGAGAGCTTTTCCGCGGTGCCGGTTTTCACTCTGATGCTACTCAATAAAGAACTCGCCACCGAAGCCATTCTTTTAGAAGCAGCCGAGCAGATTTTCGGTGATACTGATCCCGCGGCGGTTTTATTTAAGGATACAATCTTTGAAGTGAAGAAGGAAGAGGACGGCTACGCTTTTATTTTAAACGTTCCTTTTGCCGAAAAATCAGATCTTGATATGGGCCAAAAAGGTAGCGAACTGATGATTCAGATTAAGAATGAAAAACGCTGCTTTACCTTGCCGGATGTACTCCGTAACAAAACGGTTCAAAGTGCCCGATATGAAGAGGGAAAACTGCGGATAAAATTTGCGTAA